DNA from Peromyscus leucopus breed LL Stock chromosome 3, UCI_PerLeu_2.1, whole genome shotgun sequence:
ccCTGGCTGGTGCCCCCAAGAGGCTCGCCACCAAACTCAGCAGCTCCCTGGGCCGATCCTCGGGGAAGCGTGTCAGGGCATCGCTGGACAGTGCGGGGGGCTCTGGGAACAGTCCCATCCTGCTGCCTACCCCAACTGTAGGGTAAGACCACATCCTCACTTCTCAGGGCCCTTAGCTGCCTCCAACTCCCCCCTGGTGACCCTGCCACACTGAATGAGCAGGCATTCTGGCTAACCCCACGGTTAGGCCTCAGTCAGTCTACAAGCCTGgcggggaggaggcagggagagctaGGCTTTGGAGGCCTACCTGTTAAGCAGCCACAAAAACACCTTATGGGacaggggatgtagctcagttggttgaagtgcttgtctagcacacagGAAGCCTTGGGTGGGGTGATGCACACCTGTTATcacggcacttgggaggcagaggcaggaggatcgtaagttcaaagtcatcctcagctgcagagtgagtttctgGCCAGCCTGGTGCACAttagacccctgtctcaaaacaccagaaGCAGGGATGAGGAGAACGGTTCAGTGGATACAGCACTTGTTATACAAGCACAGGGACTGGAGTTCTGATCCCCCAGAAACCCCAGGGCTCACTTGGGAGGAGACATGTGACctccagggcaagctggctagctagactcaTGGAATTGGCAAGctgtgggttcagtgagagaccctgccttcatAAATCATGTAGAGAGCAGTTGAAGAGGACACCCAATGTCAACGTCGGGCcgccacacatatatgcacacatgtgtacctcCCGTATAGACGCCCAAACTGAACATAGATGTGTGTACAACTCTGCTCTGAGCTGAGGCATGCTCTGCAGCAGGCCTACAGTCACCTGAAGTTACTGGGCTTCGGAGGAAGCCGCCTCATCTCCTGACTGAAGAACACCCACCCTCACGGAGCTGCCGGGAGAATTTCATGGGGATAATGTCTAAGTGCCGGTCTGAGTGCCTAGCAGGAGGTCAGGAAACAGGCCAGCTAGTTGTCTGTGGTAGCCTTGCAGCCCTCTCCTGGCCCACACCGCACTCCACTGAGGTCCCCTTCTCTCCCCAGAGGTCCTCGATTCCACCTCTTGGCCCACACCACCCTCACCCTGGCAGCAGTCCAAGATGGATTCCGTACACACGACCTCGCCCTCGCCAGTCACggtacgtgtgtgagtgtgtgtcggGGGTGTCGGCACGGCGAGGAGCGGTTGTGGGGtagccctttctccttcccatcctcaccCTGGACTCCCTCCCCCCACAGAGGAGAACCCTGCCTGGCTGCCCCTTTATGGTAGCGTGTGCTGCCGTCTGGCGGCTCAGCCGCTCTGCATGACTCAGCCCACTGCAAGTGGTACCCTCAGGGTGCAGGTGAGCGGTCCTAAGAGAGTGcaaggggacagggaggagaCAGAGTTGGACTGCCTAGGAACAGGATGATAAAAATGGGGGCCTGGGGGGACAAAGTGGGATGGGAAGACAGCAGGGTGAGTATTGGGGACATGGGGTCAATGGGGGACTGGGAAGAAGGTGCCTGGTGGAGAGGCAAGACTCCCTAGAAAACACCACATCGTTTATGCAGCACGCTGGGGAGCTACGGAATGGGACACTCGTGCACGGAGTCTTGAAAGGCACAAACCTCGTGTGTTACTGGAGGTCTGAGGATGCAGACACTGGGCAAGAACCGCTGTTCACTATCGCCATCAACAAGGTGACCAGTCCCACGGCAGTGAGCCACCTGGTGCCTAGGCACGGGCACCTCTTTCTCAAGGCCCTGGAGAGTTGGGCTCAGGCCTCAGGGGCAGGGAGGGTGGACTCTCTTCCTAAGAGCATCAAGCTCCacagcctgggaggcagagagaccaCGTCCCTGTATTTTCCACCCCTCGGATGATGCTAAGAAATTTACCCTGCTCACTCAGCTTCCCCCACCCTTTCCAAACCCCAGGGGATTCCTCCAGTGCCCTCTGCTTCCAGTTTGGAGCTGCTGATAAcctgctctttctgtctctacctgGGTGCCCTTGGGCTGCTCTGCTCCCGAGCCAGAGTTGCTTTCctatgtgtttgttttgctttgcttggtGCTGGGGTCAAATTGAGAGACTTgtgtgttaggcaagtgctctcccactgcaCTGCACCCCAGACGCCCTGTCTGGGGTTCGGAAGTACCGGGTGGGCAACCCGACCCTGGCCCTTGGTAACTCTTGCCCACCTCTGCACCTTCCCTGCCTTGCTCTGCCCgtccttcctgtctcaacctgcTGCTCCTTCCCTGTCTAGGCAGAGGTCCTTTTTCCCCAGTCCTCTCTTGCTGTCCCCTCATCCCTTCCTAGAGTTAGCAGGAGGCAAACGAAGGCTCAGTAGAGGTCCCAAAGATACTTATAGGCAGGGGTGATGGGCTGCTTCTCAACCACGGTAGAGATGAAGGCAGCTATGCTTTGCCCTGCAGGAGACGAGGATCCGGGCAGGGGAGCTGGAGCAGGCCTCAGAATGGCCTTTCACCCTCAGCATCAGCAACCAGTATGGAGATGATGCGGTGACCAACACCCTCCAGGTGGAGAGCAGAGAGGCCCTGCAGAACTGGATGGAGGCGCTGTGGCAGCTCTTCTTTGACATGAGTAAGAGCAAGGGCCGGCCTGAACTCTGGCAGGGCCTGAGGTCTGCGTGATGCGGGAAGGCGGGAAATGTGGCGGGAGGCAGGCAGCTCCAACACCTGACGCTCTCCCTGCAGGCCAGTGGAAGCACTGCTGTGATGAGGTCATGAAAATCGAAACCCCTGCACCCCGGAAGCCCCCGCAAGCACTGGCCAAGCAGGGGTCCCTATACCACGAGATGGGTAagtcagtggggggggggctgatggGAAGTGGAGCTGGGGACCTCACGGGAATCCAGGCaatagagacagagaggaagcacgGAGGGGTCCAGGTCCCACTCAGCCCTACTGtattcccccttttctctccaatTCTGAAAACCACCTCTACCCAAGTTCAAAACAAACCCCGAAGAGCCAGATCCACTCCAGGACGTCTATCCTaatccttcttttctgtttccctctgtgCATGTGgattcctgtctcctcttctgacctcacttGCCCGGCactgctttctctccttttttgtgGTTTCTTTACCCACTTCTGCTCCTCACTGCCACCCCAATGTCACACAGTCTTGTCAGAGCCTGTGGCCGCGGGGGGGCCCAGTGAGGGGCTGCTCCTGCAGAATAATGCCATCTCAGCCGAGATTCGGGCCTTGCTTTCCTCATATTACAGTGACAGGTGACCGTCAGGGCTGAGCAGGCCAGGGCGGGAGCTCTGActagcccctccccttcccctcccctcccctcccccctggtGCCACAGCTATTGAGCCCCTGGATGACATCGCAGCTGTGACAGACATCCTGGCCCAGCGGGAGGGCACAAGGCTGGAGACGCCCCCACCCTGGCTAGCCATGTTTACAGACCAGCCCGCCTTGCCTAGCTCCTGCTCGCCTGCCTCAGTGGCCCCGGTCCCAACCTGGACGCAACCCCTGCCTTGGGGGCGACCCCGAACCTTTTCCCTGGATGCTGCCCCCCCAGACCACTCCCTTGGGGCTTCTCGCTCGGTTGCACCCCTCCCCCCGCAGCGATCCCCACAGTCCAGAGGCTTCTACAGCAAAAGTCAGCTCGGCGCATGGCTCCAGTCCCCGGTgtgagagagacaccagcaaCAGAATCTGGCCAAGAAAGAAAACGATGACCCAGGGGCAACTGGGCTCTAGGTCCAGCACTGTGGGGCGCCCGCCAGGCTCTTCTTCCTCCACTGgactgggaaggaaggctggggagggggtaACAGGAGCCCCTCTTAAGTTGTGGTTACCATGGTACTGAGGGGACCATTTCTGGAGCTGGTTGGGATGCCCTAAGCTCTTCCTGGGAGAAAACTGGAACCACCCTGCCCTACCTCCCCGCACTAACCAGTCTCCAGGGCCGCACGAGGGAGCGGGGAGGAAGGCACCTCCTCTGTGACTCCTACATCGACCATTAAAGTTATTTAACAGCTAGCTGCCTTCACTTGGTCTCTGAGGACATGGTCTCTGAGGACCCGTGGCTTCTGTGTGCTCTgaacctgcccctccctcctcctcctcctgttgttgttttttccccatgtagttttggtgcctgtcctggatctcactctgtagaccaggctggcctcgaactcacagagatccccctgcctctgcctcccgagtgttgggattaaaggcgtgcgccgccgccgccgccgccgccgccgccgccgccgccgccgccgccaccaccaccaccaccgcccggtgagctTGCTGTTTAGAAGTGTGGCTGTGGTAGTGAGTAAGCAGGCAAGGGCTTCATGGAAGGAATACTTTATAAATACCAAGGGAGAAGGGACGGTTGCTCCTCTCTCAGACACTGCTGAATCTCAGGATCTCAGCAAGGTCATAACCCGTCACCGCAAAGGAGCTGCCTGATGGGTCACAGAACCGAGCACCACACACCTGGGTGTCAGAAATACATTCACCATGGCAGTGTTCAACCTGAGGGGAGGGGAAGACTGGTCAGCCCTGCTGCTCACCCTCTGCTTGGGTCCCCATTCCCACCCTTCTACAAACCTACCTCAATGGAGCCATTCTCTGGGCTCCTGTTCAGCTTCCAGATGTGCACAAATGTGTCCTCAGCAGCAGAGAGTAGCTAAAAGAGAGAAACCCATGAGGGGTAGCCAAGGGGTCAGAAAGCCCTGACAGGATGGGTGTGGGCTGGAGTCCCAGTCCAGGTACCCGGGGATGGAGTTACACTGAGTATGGAGAGGAGCCTGAGCTATGCATCTAAGCATGGGAAAAGTACTTAGGGATGCACAAGACTGACCTTGCCTGCTTCTGGAGCGAGGTCCAGGGCGCAGACGGTCCGGGCATGGGCGCTGATCTGGACATGGAGTGCTCCTGTGATGGCGTCATACAGACGCACTTGCCCGTTCCCATACCCGGCTGCCACAACACCCTGCCACAGCTGCACGGAGGGGCAAGGGACCCTGCAAGGGTGAGGTTCAGTTTTGGTTTCTCCAGACCCCAACACTCTCCCTACCCTCACAAAGGCCAAaaccctcttctgcctctcctaCCCGAATCCTGGTATTCGAGTCAGCAACGTGAACGCAGTTCCTGACCTCCAGACACACAGAACACCCGAGTCATCGGCTGTCACCATGTCAGCAACACCATCCTGAGGAGAAAGTCGGGGTCAGCTCTTCCTGCTACAGTCTGTGTGGTCCAGAGTACAGGGCAGGCGGGGAAGTGAagccatgcctgcctctgcttctacgGGGAAAGAGCAAGAGGTAGGTCCTTTGCCAGCCTGACACCAGACACCTCTGAGAGTCCCTTAGACATGGGCTCCTTGTAGGTCCTTATATGCACCTCACAGCCaccacctcccctgcccccatcGCGGAGTAGAAGCGGATGTATAATTGTTCCTTTGCCATTTCCTGATTTTTTGGAGGTTCTGTAATGAGCCGATCAGTCACAACGAGCCCGGAGGCCTCCTGACCTGATGCAGGCAGACAAACGTGCTGGGAAGGGTACAGATTATAAAGCCACACCCTGTTCTCAAGAGGTTTACAatccaagggggggggggaaagagTTTTCCATGTGGACAGGGCCTATTcagagtgggggggggcattggaagagggagaggactTTCTGGAAAGGCTAGCCCTGGCGCTGGGTCAGAATAGGGGCACTTGCTCAAATCCAGAGAAGGAAGCTACAGCTGTCCGTGTTGGCAGCATCTGGGAAGTGGTCGGCTCCAACTTCTGGATTCACACCAGCACTGGAGAGCGTTAGTGATTTTTATAGAACACTCAATGTAAAGTATGTTTTACTCCAGACCTGAAGTTGCTACATCTTCAGGAAAGGAAATGCAGATGATCCCAAAGCCACACTTCTACTTGGTGGCAGAGCTAAGACCCAAATGGGGCCTCCCAGTGTGACGAAGGCTCCCGGGGCCATTAGAACAGGTAGAGGAAGGAGGTCTACTCACCTGCCCCTGGGCACGCTCAGTGGCAATGTCTGTGATTGGCGTCTGGTGCCCAGCCAGCTCCTCGTTAAGTACAATGTTGGGACCCTTAGTAGGGATGTCAAACACCAGTACCCGACCGGACCAT
Protein-coding regions in this window:
- the Rtkn gene encoding rhotekin isoform X3 translates to MDEAREGSDTELQRKLDHEIRMREGACKLLAACSQREQALEATKSLLVCNSRILSYMGELQRRKEAQVLGKTGRRPSDSVPPPERTPCRGRVCISDLRIPLMWKDTEYFKNKGDLHRWAVFLLLQLGEQIQDTEMVLVDRTLTDISFQNNVLFAEAGPDFELRLELYGACVEEEGALAGAPKRLATKLSSSLGRSSGKRVRASLDSAGGSGNSPILLPTPTVGGPRFHLLAHTTLTLAAVQDGFRTHDLALASHEENPAWLPLYGSVCCRLAAQPLCMTQPTASGTLRVQHAGELRNGTLVHGVLKGTNLVCYWRSEDADTGQEPLFTIAINKETRIRAGELEQASEWPFTLSISNQYGDDAVTNTLQVESREALQNWMEALWQLFFDMSQWKHCCDEVMKIETPAPRKPPQALAKQGSLYHEMAIEPLDDIAAVTDILAQREGTRLETPPPWLAMFTDQPALPSSCSPASVAPVPTWTQPLPWGRPRTFSLDAAPPDHSLGASRSVAPLPPQRSPQSRGFYSKSQLGAWLQSPV
- the Rtkn gene encoding rhotekin isoform X1, which gives rise to MFSRNHRSRVTVARGSALEMEFKRGRFRLSVFSDPPEDTELQRKLDHEIRMREGACKLLAACSQREQALEATKSLLVCNSRILSYMGELQRRKEAQVLGKTGRRPSDSVPPPERTPCRGRVCISDLRIPLMWKDTEYFKNKGDLHRWAVFLLLQLGEQIQDTEMVLVDRTLTDISFQNNVLFAEAGPDFELRLELYGACVEEEGALAGAPKRLATKLSSSLGRSSGKRVRASLDSAGGSGNSPILLPTPTVGGPRFHLLAHTTLTLAAVQDGFRTHDLALASHEENPAWLPLYGSVCCRLAAQPLCMTQPTASGTLRVQHAGELRNGTLVHGVLKGTNLVCYWRSEDADTGQEPLFTIAINKETRIRAGELEQASEWPFTLSISNQYGDDAVTNTLQVESREALQNWMEALWQLFFDMSQWKHCCDEVMKIETPAPRKPPQALAKQGSLYHEMAIEPLDDIAAVTDILAQREGTRLETPPPWLAMFTDQPALPSSCSPASVAPVPTWTQPLPWGRPRTFSLDAAPPDHSLGASRSVAPLPPQRSPQSRGFYSKSQLGAWLQSPV
- the Rtkn gene encoding rhotekin isoform X4; this translates as MFSRNHRSRVTVARGSALEMEFKRGRFRLSVFSDPPEDTELQRKLDHEIRMREGACKLLAACSQREQALEATKSLLVCNSRILSYMGELQRRKEAQVLGKTGRRPSDSVPPPERTPCRGRVCISDLRIPLMWKDTEYFKNKGDLHRWAVFLLLQLGEQIQDTEMVLVDRTLTDISFQNNVLFAEAGPDFELRLELYGACVEEEGALAGAPKRLATKLSSSLGRSSGKRVRASLDSAGGSGNSPILLPTPTVGGPRFHLLAHTTLTLAAVQDGFRTHDLALASHEENPAWLPLYGSVCCRLAAQPLCMTQPTASGTLRVQHAGELRNGTLVHGVLKGTNLVCYWRSEDADTGQEPLFTIAINKETRIRAGELEQASEWPFTLSISNQYGDDAVTNTLQVESREALQNWMEALWQLFFDMSQWKHCCDEVMKIETPAPRKPPQALAKQGSLYHEMVLSEPVAAGGPSEGLLLQNNAISAEIRALLSSYYSDR
- the Rtkn gene encoding rhotekin isoform X2 is translated as MQDRLHILEDLNMLYIRQMALSLEDTELQRKLDHEIRMREGACKLLAACSQREQALEATKSLLVCNSRILSYMGELQRRKEAQVLGKTGRRPSDSVPPPERTPCRGRVCISDLRIPLMWKDTEYFKNKGDLHRWAVFLLLQLGEQIQDTEMVLVDRTLTDISFQNNVLFAEAGPDFELRLELYGACVEEEGALAGAPKRLATKLSSSLGRSSGKRVRASLDSAGGSGNSPILLPTPTVGGPRFHLLAHTTLTLAAVQDGFRTHDLALASHEENPAWLPLYGSVCCRLAAQPLCMTQPTASGTLRVQHAGELRNGTLVHGVLKGTNLVCYWRSEDADTGQEPLFTIAINKETRIRAGELEQASEWPFTLSISNQYGDDAVTNTLQVESREALQNWMEALWQLFFDMSQWKHCCDEVMKIETPAPRKPPQALAKQGSLYHEMAIEPLDDIAAVTDILAQREGTRLETPPPWLAMFTDQPALPSSCSPASVAPVPTWTQPLPWGRPRTFSLDAAPPDHSLGASRSVAPLPPQRSPQSRGFYSKSQLGAWLQSPV
- the Wdr54 gene encoding WD repeat-containing protein 54 isoform X1 yields the protein MEISLLKPPCKGVSIATSKGRTQRCSRGCSIKRMFRRERSIPLRDSAAALSNNLSVLQLPARDLTHFGVVHGPSAQILSAAPEGVPLAQRQLQVKVGVGVSPPLITQVHWCVLPFRVLLVLTSHRRIQMYESDGSLMVYWHALDSGDASSAQAMFARGIAACVHFICVGTWSGRVLVFDIPTKGPNIVLNEELAGHQTPITDIATERAQGQDGVADMVTADDSGVLCVWRSGTAFTLLTRIPGFGVPCPSVQLWQGVVAAGYGNGQVRLYDAITGALHVQISAHARTVCALDLAPEAGKLLSAAEDTFVHIWKLNRSPENGSIEVEHCHGECISDTQVCGARFCDPSGSSFAVTGYDLAEILRFSSV
- the Wdr54 gene encoding WD repeat-containing protein 54 isoform X2 gives rise to the protein MFRRERSIPLRDSAAALSNNLSVLQLPARDLTHFGVVHGPSAQILSAAPEGVPLAQRQLQVKVGVGVSPPLITQVHWCVLPFRVLLVLTSHRRIQMYESDGSLMVYWHALDSGDASSAQAMFARGIAACVHFICVGTWSGRVLVFDIPTKGPNIVLNEELAGHQTPITDIATERAQGQDGVADMVTADDSGVLCVWRSGTAFTLLTRIPGFGVPCPSVQLWQGVVAAGYGNGQVRLYDAITGALHVQISAHARTVCALDLAPEAGKLLSAAEDTFVHIWKLNRSPENGSIEVEHCHGECISDTQVCGARFCDPSGSSFAVTGYDLAEILRFSSV